In the Manis javanica isolate MJ-LG chromosome 14, MJ_LKY, whole genome shotgun sequence genome, one interval contains:
- the SLAMF9 gene encoding SLAM family member 9 isoform X1 yields the protein MGTFLWLLLLSLLREARGDSGDGVDPVEVVAVLQESISLPLEIPSDEEVENIVWSSHLRLATVMPGKEARPATIMVTNPRYQGRVSFLEPSYSLCISNLSWEDSGLYQAQVNLRTSQMSIMQQYNLLVYRRLSEPHVTVNFEILGVSACNVSLTCSVERAGLDVTYSWISWEHSEDTTHEGPILSASWRPGDRALSYACKASNPLGSVRSRLIRAGPFCADPGYPAEKASFCVLAKALLLALLLGILAAGLWLIRAQKRCNMPRMRELKRNRMRLTKRGKLGPRLA from the exons ATGGGCACCTTCCTGTGGCTGCTCCTCCTCTCACTGCTCCGAGAAG CCAGAGGGGATTCCGGAGATGGGGTGGACCCTGTGGAAGTGGTTGCAGTCCTTCAGGAGTCCATCAGCCTCCCCCTGGAAATACCGTCTGACGAAGAGGTTGAGAACATCGTCTGGTCCTCCCACCTGAGGCTTGCCACTGTGATGCCAGGGAAAGAGGCACGTCCAGCTACCATCATGGTGACCAACCCTCGCTACCAGGGCCGCGTGAGCTTCCTGGAGCCCAGCTACTCGTTGTGCATCAGCAATCTGAGCTGGGAGGACTCGGGCCTGTACCAAGCTCAAGTCAACCTGAGAACATCCCAGATGTCCATCATGCAGCAATACAACCTCCTTGTCTACC GCCGGCTGTCGGAGCCTCACGTCACTGTGAACTTTGAGATCTTGGGGGTCAGTGCCTGTAATGTGTCCCTGACATGCTCTGTGGAGAGGGCAGGCCTGGACGTGACCTACAGCTGGATATCCTGGGAGCACAGTGAAGACACAACCCACGAAGGCCCCATCCTTAGCGCATCCTGGAGGCCCGGGGACAGGGCCCTCTCCTACGCCTGCAAGGCCAGCAACCCCCTCGGCAGTGTCCGTTCCCGGCTCATCCGTGCGGGGCCCTTCTGTGCAG ACCCTGGCTATCCTGCGGAGAAGGCCTCCTTCTGCGTCCTGGCCAAGGCACTGCTCCTTGCCTTGCTCTTGGGGATTCTGGCTGCGGGGCTCTGGCTCATCCGAGCCCAGAAAAGATGCAACATGCCACGGATGAGGGAACTcaagagaaacagaatgagaCTGACAAAGAGGGGCAAGCTGGGCCCCAGGCTGGCCTGA
- the SLAMF9 gene encoding SLAM family member 9 isoform X2, giving the protein MSSRVECFSSSGARGDSGDGVDPVEVVAVLQESISLPLEIPSDEEVENIVWSSHLRLATVMPGKEARPATIMVTNPRYQGRVSFLEPSYSLCISNLSWEDSGLYQAQVNLRTSQMSIMQQYNLLVYRRLSEPHVTVNFEILGVSACNVSLTCSVERAGLDVTYSWISWEHSEDTTHEGPILSASWRPGDRALSYACKASNPLGSVRSRLIRAGPFCADPGYPAEKASFCVLAKALLLALLLGILAAGLWLIRAQKRCNMPRMRELKRNRMRLTKRGKLGPRLA; this is encoded by the exons ATGTCCTCTAGGGTGGAATGCTTCAGCTCTTCTGGAG CCAGAGGGGATTCCGGAGATGGGGTGGACCCTGTGGAAGTGGTTGCAGTCCTTCAGGAGTCCATCAGCCTCCCCCTGGAAATACCGTCTGACGAAGAGGTTGAGAACATCGTCTGGTCCTCCCACCTGAGGCTTGCCACTGTGATGCCAGGGAAAGAGGCACGTCCAGCTACCATCATGGTGACCAACCCTCGCTACCAGGGCCGCGTGAGCTTCCTGGAGCCCAGCTACTCGTTGTGCATCAGCAATCTGAGCTGGGAGGACTCGGGCCTGTACCAAGCTCAAGTCAACCTGAGAACATCCCAGATGTCCATCATGCAGCAATACAACCTCCTTGTCTACC GCCGGCTGTCGGAGCCTCACGTCACTGTGAACTTTGAGATCTTGGGGGTCAGTGCCTGTAATGTGTCCCTGACATGCTCTGTGGAGAGGGCAGGCCTGGACGTGACCTACAGCTGGATATCCTGGGAGCACAGTGAAGACACAACCCACGAAGGCCCCATCCTTAGCGCATCCTGGAGGCCCGGGGACAGGGCCCTCTCCTACGCCTGCAAGGCCAGCAACCCCCTCGGCAGTGTCCGTTCCCGGCTCATCCGTGCGGGGCCCTTCTGTGCAG ACCCTGGCTATCCTGCGGAGAAGGCCTCCTTCTGCGTCCTGGCCAAGGCACTGCTCCTTGCCTTGCTCTTGGGGATTCTGGCTGCGGGGCTCTGGCTCATCCGAGCCCAGAAAAGATGCAACATGCCACGGATGAGGGAACTcaagagaaacagaatgagaCTGACAAAGAGGGGCAAGCTGGGCCCCAGGCTGGCCTGA
- the IGSF9 gene encoding protein turtle homolog A isoform X1 produces MVWCLSLAILSLIISRGADGRGKPEAVSVVGRAGESAVLGCDLLPPAGRPPLHVIEWLRFGFLLPIFIQFGLYTPRVDPGFAGRVRLQKGASLQIEGLRAEDQGWYECRVLFLDQHSPEDDSANGSWVHLTVNSPPQFLQTPPQVLEVQELEPVTLRCVARGSPQPHVTWKLRGQDLGQGQGQVQVRNGTLWIRRAVRGSSGVYTCQASSTEGSATHATQLLVLGPPLIVVPPRNSTVNAFQDVSLACQAEAYPTNLTYSWFWGSANVFHVSHLQARVRILVDGSLRLRAAQPDDAGRYTCVPSNGLLHPPSASAYLTVLYPAQVTTMPPETPLPIGMRGVIRCPVRANPPLLFVSWTKDGQALQLDKFPGWSQGPDGSLIIALGNEDVLGEYSCTPYNSLGTAGPSPVTRVLLKAPPAFLERPKEEYFQEVGRELLIPCSARGDPPPTISWAKVGRGLQGQAQVDSNRSLVLRPLTKEAHGRWECTASNAVAQVATSTNLYVLGTSPHGVTNVSVVPLPKGANVSWEPGFDGGYLQRFSVWYTPLAKQPDRAHHDWVSLVVPVGAAHLLVPGLQPHTQYQFSVLAQNRLGSGPFSEIVLSAPEGLPTTPAAPRLPPTDLPPPLSPPRGLVAVRTPRGVLLHWDPPELVPRRLDGYVLEGRQGPQGWEVLDRTVAGTEMQLLVPGLIKDVLYEFRLVALAGSYVSDPSNVANVSTSGLEVYPSRTQLPGLLPQPVLAGVVGGVCFLGVAVLVSVLAACLTNRRRAARRRRKRLRQDPPLTFSPPGKSAPHSAPGSDSPDSVAKLKLQGSPVPSLRHSLLWGEPAGPPSPPPDPPSSRGPLPLEPICRGPDGRFVMGTPQGKSGPEPAAPRTPAGRQAGPCDCCSSSPSGMPQPLRIADISPVGPPPAAPCNPLPGPAPLIQYLSLPFFREMNVDGDWPPFQEPRPVPPPDYMDTRPTSSFLLPLDSPSVSTRAVLPGARAGAAPEPLDTALADWTLRERLLPSLLPPAPRGSLTSQSSGRGSASFLRPPSTAPSAGGSYLSPAPGDTSSWASGPERWPRREHVVTVSKRRNTSVDENYEWDSEFPGDMELLETLHLGLAGSRPQPEAEPLLDAKTPEEGCLLNTTRAPGPEARCAALREEFLAFRRRRDATRSRLPVYRQPAPHPEQATLL; encoded by the exons ATGGTTTGGTGCCTCAGTCTGGCCATCCTCAGCCTGATCATCAGCCGGGGGGCTGACG GTCGAGGGAAGCCTGAGGCCGTGTCGGTGGTGGGCCGGGCTGGGGAGAGTGCGGTGCTGGGCTGTGACCTGCTGCCTCCGGCTGGCCGGCCCCCCCTGCACGTCATCGAGTGGCTGCGCTTTGGATTCCTGCTCCCCATCTTCATCCAGTTTGGCCTCTACACTCCCCGAGTCGACCCTGGTTTTGCAG GGCGAGTCCGGCTGCAGAAGGGGGCATCTCTCCAGATCGAGGGGCTCCGAGCGGAAGACCAGGGCTGGTATGAGTGCCGAGTACTCTTCCTGGACCAGCACAGCCCCGAAGACGATTCTGCTAATGGCTCCTGGGTGCACCTCACAGTCAATT CACCCCCTCAGTTCCTGCAGACACCTCCCCAGGTGCTGGAAGTTCAGGAACTGGAGCCCGTGACCCTGCGTTGTGTGGCCCGTGGCAGCCCACAGCCTCATGTGACTTGGAAGCTCCGAGGACAGGACCTTGGCCAGGGCCAGGGTCAGGTGCAA GTGCGGAACGGGACGCTGTGGATCCGGCGGGCCGTGCGGGGAAGCTCCGGGGTCTACACCTGCCAAGCCTCCAGCACTGAGGGCAGCGCCACCCACGCCACCCAGCTGCTGGTGCTAG GCCCCCCGCTCATCGTGGTGCCCCCCAGGAACAGCACGGTTAATGCCTTCCAGGATGTGTCTTTGGCCTGCCAGGCAGAGGCCTACCCAACAAACCTCACCTACAGCTGGTTCTGGGGCAGTGCCAATGTCTTCCATGTTAG CCACCTGCAGGCCCGGGTGCGGATCCTGGTGGATGGGAGCCTGCGGCTCCGGGCCGCCCAGCCTGACGATGCTGGTCGCTACACCTGTGTGCCCAGCAACGGCCTCCTGCACCCACCCTCGGCCTCTGCCTACCTCACTGTGCTCT ACCCAGCCCAGGTGACCACGATGCCTCCTGAGACACCCCTGCCTATCGGCATGCGGGGGGTGATCCGGTGCCCAGTCCGTGCCAACCCTCCACTGCTCTTTGTCAGCTGGACCAAGGATGGGCAGGCTCTACAGCTGGACAAG TTCCCCGGCTGGTCCCAGGGCCCAGACGGCTCACTGATCATTGCCCTGGGGAATGAGGATGTCCTGGGAGAATATTCCTGCACCCCCTACAACAGTCTGGGTACGGCAGGGCCCTCCCCGGTGACCCGTGTGCTGCTCAAG GCTCCCCCAGCTTTTCTAGAGCGGCCCAAGGAAGAGTATTTCCAAGAAGTAGGGCGGGAGCTACTCATCCCCTGCTCTGCCCGAGGAGACCCTCCTCCTACTATCTCTTGGGCCAAG GTGGGCCGGGGGCTGCAGGGCCAGGCCCAGGTGGACAGCAACAGGAGCCTCGTCCTGCGACCACTGACGAAGGAGGCCCACGGGCGCTGGGAGTGCACTGCCAGCAACGCTGTGGCCCAAGTAGCCACCTCCACAAATCTCTATGTGCTGG GCACCAGCCCCCATGGAGTCACCAATGTGTCTGTGGTGCCTTTGCCCAAGGGTGCCAATGTCTCCTGGGAGCCTGGCTTTGATGGTGGCTACCTGCAGAGATTCAGTGTCTGGTATACCCCCTT AGCCAAGCAGCCTGACCGAGCTCACCATGACTGGGTGTCCCTGGTGGTACCCGTTGGGGCTGCTCACCTCCTAGTGCCCGGGCTGCAGCCCCACACCCAGTACCAGTTCAGCGTCCTAGCTCAGAACAGGCTGGGGAGCGGGCCGTTCAGTGAGATCGTCTTGTCTGCTCCTGAAG GGCTTCCTACCACACCAGCAGCCCCCAGGCTTCCCCCGACTGACCTGccgcctcccctctcccctcctcgaGGTCTAGTGGCAGTGAGAACACCCCGGGGGGTACTCCTGCATTGGGATCCCCCGGAATTAGTCCCTAGGAGATTAGATGGCTATGTGCTGGAGGGCCGGCAAGGCCCCCAGGGCTGGGAGGTGCTGGACCGGACTGTGGCAGGCACGGAAATGCAGCTGCTGGTGCCAGGACTCATCAAG GATGTTCTCTACGAGTTTCGCCTGGTGGCCCTCGCCGGGAGCTATGTCAGCGATCCCAGCAACGTGGCCAACGTCTCCACTTCCG GCCTGGAGGTCTACCCCTCACGCACGCAGCTGCCgggcctcctgccccagcccgTGCTGGCCGGCGTGGTGGGCGGGGTCTGCTTCCTGGGCGTGGCTGTGCTCGTGAGCGTCCTGGCCGCCTGCCTCACGAACCGGCGCAgggccgcccgccgccgccgcaaGCGCCTCCGCCAAG ATCCACCCCTTACCTTCTCTCCGCCGGGGAAGTCAGCTCCACA CTCTGCTCCTGGCTCAGACAGTCCTGACAGCGTGGCGAAGCTGAAGCTCCAGGGCTCCCCAGTCCCCAGCCTGCGCCACAGTCTGCTCTGGGGAGAGCCTGCTGGGCCCCCCAGCCCCCCTCCAGATCCTCCATCTAGCCGGGGGCCCTTGCCCCTGGAGCCCATTTGCCGGGGGCCAGATGGGCGCTTTGTGATGGGGACCCCTCAAGGAAAGTCAGGCCCTGAGCCAGCCGCACCTCGGACCCCGGCCGGGCGTCAAGCGGGGCCCTGTGACTGCTGCAGTAGTAGCCCCAGCGGGATGCCCCAACCCCTCCGCATTGCAGACATCAGCCCTGTGGGGCCCCCTCCCGCAGCTCCGTGCAACCCTCTGCCAGGACCAGCACCTCTGATCCAGTACCTGAGCCTGCCCTTCTTCCGGGAGATGAATGTGGATGGGGACTGGCCCCCTTTCCAGGAGCCCAGGCCTGTTCCTCCCCCAGATTACATGGATACACGGCCCACGTCATCTTTCCTTCTCCCCCTGGACTCCCCTTCTGTGTCTACTAGGGCAGTGCTtcctggggccagggctggggccgCCCCAGAGCCCCTGGACACAGCACTGGCTGACTGGACACTGAGGGAGCGGCTCCTGCCAAGccttcttcctcctgcccctcgGGGCAGCCTCACAAGCCAGAGCAGTGGGCGGGGCAGTGCCTCATTCCTCCGGCCCCCCTCCACAGCCCCCTCTGCAGGAGGCAGCTACCTCAGCCCTGCTCCAGGGGACACCAGCAGCTGGGCCAGTGGCCCTGAGAGGTGGCCTCGAAGGGAGCATGTGGTGACAGTCAGCAAGAG GAGGAACACATCTGTAGATGAGAACTATGAATGGGACTCCGAATTCCCTGGGGACATGGAATTGCTGGAGACTCTGCACCTGGGCTTGGCAGGCTCTAGGCCCCAACCGGAAGCTGAGCCATTGCTGG ATGCAAAGACTCCAGAGGAGGGCTGCCTCCTCAACACTACCCGTGCTCCTGGCCCTGAGGCCCGCTGTGCTGCCCTTCGGGAGGAATTCCTGGCCTTCCGCCGTCGCCGAGATGCCACTAGGTCCCGGCTACCAGTGTATCGACAGCCAGCCCCCCACCCTGAACAGGCCACTCTGCTGTGA
- the IGSF9 gene encoding protein turtle homolog A isoform X2, with translation MVWCLSLAILSLIISRGADGRGKPEAVSVVGRAGESAVLGCDLLPPAGRPPLHVIEWLRFGFLLPIFIQFGLYTPRVDPGFAGRVRLQKGASLQIEGLRAEDQGWYECRVLFLDQHSPEDDSANGSWVHLTVNSPPQFLQTPPQVLEVQELEPVTLRCVARGSPQPHVTWKLRGQDLGQGQGQVQVRNGTLWIRRAVRGSSGVYTCQASSTEGSATHATQLLVLGPPLIVVPPRNSTVNAFQDVSLACQAEAYPTNLTYSWFWGSANVFHVSHLQARVRILVDGSLRLRAAQPDDAGRYTCVPSNGLLHPPSASAYLTVLYPAQVTTMPPETPLPIGMRGVIRCPVRANPPLLFVSWTKDGQALQLDKFPGWSQGPDGSLIIALGNEDVLGEYSCTPYNSLGTAGPSPVTRVLLKAPPAFLERPKEEYFQEVGRELLIPCSARGDPPPTISWAKVGRGLQGQAQVDSNRSLVLRPLTKEAHGRWECTASNAVAQVATSTNLYVLGTSPHGVTNVSVVPLPKGANVSWEPGFDGGYLQRFSVWYTPLAKQPDRAHHDWVSLVVPVGAAHLLVPGLQPHTQYQFSVLAQNRLGSGPFSEIVLSAPEGLPTTPAAPRLPPTDLPPPLSPPRGLVAVRTPRGVLLHWDPPELVPRRLDGYVLEGRQGPQGWEVLDRTVAGTEMQLLVPGLIKDVLYEFRLVALAGSYVSDPSNVANVSTSGLEVYPSRTQLPGLLPQPVLAGVVGGVCFLGVAVLVSVLAACLTNRRRAARRRRKRLRQDPPLTFSPPGKSAPHSALLCTKPLQA, from the exons ATGGTTTGGTGCCTCAGTCTGGCCATCCTCAGCCTGATCATCAGCCGGGGGGCTGACG GTCGAGGGAAGCCTGAGGCCGTGTCGGTGGTGGGCCGGGCTGGGGAGAGTGCGGTGCTGGGCTGTGACCTGCTGCCTCCGGCTGGCCGGCCCCCCCTGCACGTCATCGAGTGGCTGCGCTTTGGATTCCTGCTCCCCATCTTCATCCAGTTTGGCCTCTACACTCCCCGAGTCGACCCTGGTTTTGCAG GGCGAGTCCGGCTGCAGAAGGGGGCATCTCTCCAGATCGAGGGGCTCCGAGCGGAAGACCAGGGCTGGTATGAGTGCCGAGTACTCTTCCTGGACCAGCACAGCCCCGAAGACGATTCTGCTAATGGCTCCTGGGTGCACCTCACAGTCAATT CACCCCCTCAGTTCCTGCAGACACCTCCCCAGGTGCTGGAAGTTCAGGAACTGGAGCCCGTGACCCTGCGTTGTGTGGCCCGTGGCAGCCCACAGCCTCATGTGACTTGGAAGCTCCGAGGACAGGACCTTGGCCAGGGCCAGGGTCAGGTGCAA GTGCGGAACGGGACGCTGTGGATCCGGCGGGCCGTGCGGGGAAGCTCCGGGGTCTACACCTGCCAAGCCTCCAGCACTGAGGGCAGCGCCACCCACGCCACCCAGCTGCTGGTGCTAG GCCCCCCGCTCATCGTGGTGCCCCCCAGGAACAGCACGGTTAATGCCTTCCAGGATGTGTCTTTGGCCTGCCAGGCAGAGGCCTACCCAACAAACCTCACCTACAGCTGGTTCTGGGGCAGTGCCAATGTCTTCCATGTTAG CCACCTGCAGGCCCGGGTGCGGATCCTGGTGGATGGGAGCCTGCGGCTCCGGGCCGCCCAGCCTGACGATGCTGGTCGCTACACCTGTGTGCCCAGCAACGGCCTCCTGCACCCACCCTCGGCCTCTGCCTACCTCACTGTGCTCT ACCCAGCCCAGGTGACCACGATGCCTCCTGAGACACCCCTGCCTATCGGCATGCGGGGGGTGATCCGGTGCCCAGTCCGTGCCAACCCTCCACTGCTCTTTGTCAGCTGGACCAAGGATGGGCAGGCTCTACAGCTGGACAAG TTCCCCGGCTGGTCCCAGGGCCCAGACGGCTCACTGATCATTGCCCTGGGGAATGAGGATGTCCTGGGAGAATATTCCTGCACCCCCTACAACAGTCTGGGTACGGCAGGGCCCTCCCCGGTGACCCGTGTGCTGCTCAAG GCTCCCCCAGCTTTTCTAGAGCGGCCCAAGGAAGAGTATTTCCAAGAAGTAGGGCGGGAGCTACTCATCCCCTGCTCTGCCCGAGGAGACCCTCCTCCTACTATCTCTTGGGCCAAG GTGGGCCGGGGGCTGCAGGGCCAGGCCCAGGTGGACAGCAACAGGAGCCTCGTCCTGCGACCACTGACGAAGGAGGCCCACGGGCGCTGGGAGTGCACTGCCAGCAACGCTGTGGCCCAAGTAGCCACCTCCACAAATCTCTATGTGCTGG GCACCAGCCCCCATGGAGTCACCAATGTGTCTGTGGTGCCTTTGCCCAAGGGTGCCAATGTCTCCTGGGAGCCTGGCTTTGATGGTGGCTACCTGCAGAGATTCAGTGTCTGGTATACCCCCTT AGCCAAGCAGCCTGACCGAGCTCACCATGACTGGGTGTCCCTGGTGGTACCCGTTGGGGCTGCTCACCTCCTAGTGCCCGGGCTGCAGCCCCACACCCAGTACCAGTTCAGCGTCCTAGCTCAGAACAGGCTGGGGAGCGGGCCGTTCAGTGAGATCGTCTTGTCTGCTCCTGAAG GGCTTCCTACCACACCAGCAGCCCCCAGGCTTCCCCCGACTGACCTGccgcctcccctctcccctcctcgaGGTCTAGTGGCAGTGAGAACACCCCGGGGGGTACTCCTGCATTGGGATCCCCCGGAATTAGTCCCTAGGAGATTAGATGGCTATGTGCTGGAGGGCCGGCAAGGCCCCCAGGGCTGGGAGGTGCTGGACCGGACTGTGGCAGGCACGGAAATGCAGCTGCTGGTGCCAGGACTCATCAAG GATGTTCTCTACGAGTTTCGCCTGGTGGCCCTCGCCGGGAGCTATGTCAGCGATCCCAGCAACGTGGCCAACGTCTCCACTTCCG GCCTGGAGGTCTACCCCTCACGCACGCAGCTGCCgggcctcctgccccagcccgTGCTGGCCGGCGTGGTGGGCGGGGTCTGCTTCCTGGGCGTGGCTGTGCTCGTGAGCGTCCTGGCCGCCTGCCTCACGAACCGGCGCAgggccgcccgccgccgccgcaaGCGCCTCCGCCAAG ATCCACCCCTTACCTTCTCTCCGCCGGGGAAGTCAGCTCCACA CTCTGCCCTGTTGTGCACCAAACCTCTCCAGGCCTGA
- the TAGLN2 gene encoding transgelin-2: MANRGPAYGLSREVQQKIEKQYDVDLEQILIQWITTQCRRDVGRPQPGRENFQNWLKDGTVLCELINGLYPEGQAPVKKIQASTMAFKQMEQISQFLQAAERYGINTTDIFQTVDLWEGKNMACVQRTLMNLGGLAVARDDGLFSGDPNWFPKKSKENPRSFSDNQLQEGKNVIGLQMGTNRGASQAGMTGYGMPRQIL; this comes from the exons ATGGCCAACAGGGGACCTGCCTACGGCCTGAGCCGGGAGGTGCAGCAGAAGATCGAGAAACAATACGATGTGGACCTGGAGCAGATCCTGATCCAGTGGATCACCACCCAGTGCCGCAGGGACGTGGGCCGGCCCCAGCCTGGGCGCGAGAACTTCCAGAACTGGCTCAAGGACGGCACG GTGCTGTGTGAGCTCATTAACGGACTGTACCCCGAGGGGCAGGCCCCAGTGAAGAAGATCCAGGCCTCCACCATGGCCTTCAAGCAGATGGAGCAGATCTCTCAGTTCCTGCAGGCGGCCGAGCGCTACGGCATCAACACCACTGACATCTTCCAGACCGTGGACCTCTGGGAAG gaAAGAACATGGCCTGTGTGCAGCGGACGCTGATGAACCTGGGTGGGCTGGCAGTGGCCCGGGATGACGGGCTTTTCTCTGGGGATCCCAACTGGTTTCCCAA gAAATCCAAGGAGAACCCCCGGAGCTTCTCAGACAACCAGCTGCAGGAGGGGAAGAATGTGATCGGGTTGCAGATGGGCACCAACCGTGGGGCGTCGCAGGCAGGCATGACGGGCTACGGGATGCCCCGCCAGATCCTCTGA